The following are encoded in a window of Chloroflexota bacterium genomic DNA:
- the heR gene encoding heliorhodopsin HeR, with translation MAVAQSIERRLDRLRIWNIAVGLILAAQAIMIAVLTNSFSLPVTATFMNGPPGTAPELHHLFDIATGWGVVAFLAISAGALLIIASPPVFPWYKRNLLQNRNYGRWIEYFFSSSIMIVLISQITGISDIAALLAIAGINGCMILFGLLMEKHETPGKPSWLPFWFGSLAGIIPWIAIVVYVWAPGLNVSPPGFVYGIIISLFVFFNCFAVNMVLQYKKVGPWRDYLFGEKVYIILSLTAKALLAWQVFFPVLASVQK, from the coding sequence ATGGCAGTTGCCCAATCCATCGAACGCCGACTCGATCGGCTGCGCATCTGGAACATCGCCGTCGGGCTGATTCTCGCAGCACAAGCGATCATGATCGCGGTGCTCACCAACAGCTTCTCTCTCCCGGTGACGGCCACGTTCATGAACGGTCCGCCAGGCACCGCGCCCGAGCTGCACCACTTGTTCGATATCGCCACCGGCTGGGGCGTGGTAGCGTTCCTCGCTATCTCGGCCGGCGCTCTGCTGATCATCGCGTCACCGCCCGTCTTTCCATGGTACAAGCGCAACCTGCTCCAGAACCGCAACTACGGACGCTGGATCGAGTATTTTTTCAGCTCCTCGATCATGATCGTGTTGATCTCGCAGATCACCGGCATCAGCGATATCGCCGCCCTGCTGGCCATCGCCGGCATCAACGGGTGCATGATCCTCTTCGGCTTGCTCATGGAGAAGCACGAAACACCGGGCAAGCCGAGCTGGCTGCCGTTCTGGTTCGGCAGCCTTGCGGGCATCATCCCGTGGATCGCGATCGTCGTCTACGTCTGGGCACCGGGGCTCAACGTATCGCCGCCCGGGTTCGTGTACGGCATCATCATCTCGCTGTTCGTCTTCTTCAACTGCTTCGCAGTGAACATGGTGTTGCAGTACAAGAAGGTGGGTCCCTGGCGGGACTACCTGTTCGGCGAGAAGGTCTACATCATCCTCAGTCTCACGGCGAAGGCGCTGCTCGCGTGGCAGGTGTTTTTCCCGGTCCTGGCATCAGTCCAGAAGTAG